The nucleotide sequence CGACGCGGTGATGGCCGGCATCGCCGAGGCGCTGATCGCGACCGCGGTCGGCCTGCTCGTCGCGATCCCGGCGGTCGTCGCCTTCAACGTCTTCAAGTCGAAGGTCAAGGCGCTCGCCGGGAACACCAACCTGCTCGCGGCGACGCTCCTCGCGAGGCTGAAGGCCGTCGAGCCGGCCGCGGATGCCGCGCAGCTCGTCCCGCTGCGCAGAGGGGAGGCGTGAGCCATGGCCGCCATGAACCAGAACGACGACGAAGACGTGATCGGCTCGATCAACATCATCCCGTTCGTCGACATCGTGCTCGTGCTGCTCGTGATCTTCATGGTGACCTCCACGGTCATCGTGAAGGCGGCGATCAAGGTCGACCTGCCGAAGGCCGCGAACGCCGGCACGGCGGTCGAGGACACGCTGAACCTCGTCGTCACGAAGGAGCGGGCGCTCGTGCTCGACGGCGAGCCGACGACGTTCGCCGCCGCGTCCGACACGATCCGGGCGCGCGCCGCAACGAACCCCGAGCTGCAGGCGGTCATCTCCGCGGACAAACGGCTCGCCTACGGTGACGTCGTCGACGTGATCGACATGGTCAAGGCGGGAGGCGTGGCCTCGTTCGCGCTCAACATCGAGCGCCGGGTCGCCGGGAAGTAGGGAGGGGAGCATGACCTCGAGCGCGCCCAGGATCGAGCCGTCGAGCGAGGCAGTCGC is from Pseudomonadota bacterium and encodes:
- a CDS encoding biopolymer transporter ExbD, yielding MAAMNQNDDEDVIGSINIIPFVDIVLVLLVIFMVTSTVIVKAAIKVDLPKAANAGTAVEDTLNLVVTKERALVLDGEPTTFAAASDTIRARAATNPELQAVISADKRLAYGDVVDVIDMVKAGGVASFALNIERRVAGK